One stretch of Zingiber officinale cultivar Zhangliang chromosome 6B, Zo_v1.1, whole genome shotgun sequence DNA includes these proteins:
- the LOC121992916 gene encoding silicon efflux transporter LSI3-like isoform X1, translating to MLYQSRATFSFPFYVAFIILRLEGKRFSKHGDSSLDFTASRNPSFNRTFLGRKLVGYDREILKPSSFCLFSLMFCFKKVYALAISFFELFLLMSWSAIAAALALIVLDFQDARPSLEKVSYSLLLFFCGMFITVDGFNKTGLPSALWDYMEPYARIDTASGALVLTVVILFLSNVASNVPTVLLLGARVAASAAEISPGEETKAWLMLAWVSTVAGNLPLLGSAANLIVCKQARRS from the exons ATGCTCTACCAAAGCCGTGCGacattttctttccctttttatgTGGCATTCATCATCCTCAG GTTGGAGGGTAAGCGCTTCTCGAAGCATGGAGACTCATCACTTGATTTCACTGCATCAAGGAATCCCTCTTTCAATCGTACTTTTTTGGGGAGGAAGTTAGTTGGTTACGATCGTGAGATTCTGAAACCctcttctttttgtttgttttctcTGATGTTTTGCTTTAAGAAGGTTTATGCCCTAGCGATTTCTTTCTTTGAACTTTTCCTCTTGATGTCGTGGTCCGCCATTGCTGCTGCTCTTGCTCTAATTGTACTCGATTTCCAGGATGCCCGTCCTTCCCTCGAGAAG GTTTCCTATTCATTGTTACTGTTCTTTTGTGGGATGTTCATCACTGTTGATGGCTTTAACAAGACTGGCTTACCAAGCGCTTTGTGGgattatatggaaccctatgcgCGCATCGACACTGCTAGTGGAGCTTTAGTCCTAACTGTTGTTATTCTTTTTCTCTCAAATGTTGCCTCCAACGTACCAACTG TCTTGTTACTTGGAGCTCGGGTGGCAGCTTCTGCTGCAGAAATTTCTCCTGGTGAAGAGACCAAGGCATGGCTCATGTTGGCTTGGGTCAGCACAGTTGCAGGAAACTTGCCACTTCTGGGATCTGCTGCCAATTTGATAGTATGCAAACAGGCTCGCCGGTCTTAA
- the LOC121992916 gene encoding silicon efflux transporter LSI3-like isoform X2 has translation MFCFKKVYALAISFFELFLLMSWSAIAAALALIVLDFQDARPSLEKVSYSLLLFFCGMFITVDGFNKTGLPSALWDYMEPYARIDTASGALVLTVVILFLSNVASNVPTVLLLGARVAASAAEISPGEETKAWLMLAWVSTVAGNLPLLGSAANLIVCKQARRS, from the exons ATGTTTTGCTTTAAGAAGGTTTATGCCCTAGCGATTTCTTTCTTTGAACTTTTCCTCTTGATGTCGTGGTCCGCCATTGCTGCTGCTCTTGCTCTAATTGTACTCGATTTCCAGGATGCCCGTCCTTCCCTCGAGAAG GTTTCCTATTCATTGTTACTGTTCTTTTGTGGGATGTTCATCACTGTTGATGGCTTTAACAAGACTGGCTTACCAAGCGCTTTGTGGgattatatggaaccctatgcgCGCATCGACACTGCTAGTGGAGCTTTAGTCCTAACTGTTGTTATTCTTTTTCTCTCAAATGTTGCCTCCAACGTACCAACTG TCTTGTTACTTGGAGCTCGGGTGGCAGCTTCTGCTGCAGAAATTTCTCCTGGTGAAGAGACCAAGGCATGGCTCATGTTGGCTTGGGTCAGCACAGTTGCAGGAAACTTGCCACTTCTGGGATCTGCTGCCAATTTGATAGTATGCAAACAGGCTCGCCGGTCTTAA